One genomic segment of Kiritimatiella glycovorans includes these proteins:
- the rpiB gene encoding ribose 5-phosphate isomerase B, whose amino-acid sequence MKIAIGADHGGYELKQEIIERLGKRKGLEIEDCGCHSRESVDYPDYARDVAGKVSEGSVDEGIVVCTTGVGVSMTANKFPHVRAALCVTPHMATMARRHNKANVLCMGSTTVEGEAVPGILEAWFAAEFEGGRHQRRVDKISQCETTLAELIALYDTDPEVYSGVRAEDRRQEENLELIASENMASRAVRQAQSSRMTNKYAEGYPGKRWYNGCECVDEIERLAIDRAREIFGGEHVNVQPHSGSAANMAAYFSVLEPGDTMLAMSLAEGGHLTHGHPMNFSGRFFNIVPYGVDEKTEQIDYDRLAELASEHKPKMIVAGASAYSRLIDFKRLRAIADDVGAYLTVDMAHIAGLVAAGCHPNPVPYAEFVTTTTHKTLRGPRGGMVLCREAFAKEVDRQVFPGIQGGPLMHTIAAKAVCFHEALQPEFKTYQQQVVRNAQELAAALQEQGIRIVSGGTDNHLMLADLTSVEISGKDAANALDKASITVNKNSIPFDGKSPFVTSGIRLGTPAVTTRGMGPEQMREIAGLIADLLQNASDRKTIAHVREKVLHMTSQYPLI is encoded by the coding sequence ATGAAGATCGCTATCGGCGCCGACCACGGCGGCTACGAGCTGAAACAGGAGATCATCGAACGACTCGGGAAACGCAAAGGCCTCGAGATTGAAGACTGCGGCTGCCACAGCCGGGAGTCGGTGGATTATCCCGACTACGCCCGCGACGTGGCCGGAAAAGTTTCGGAAGGCTCGGTCGACGAAGGCATCGTGGTCTGCACGACCGGCGTCGGCGTTTCCATGACCGCCAACAAATTTCCCCACGTCCGCGCCGCGCTGTGCGTTACGCCGCACATGGCCACGATGGCCCGCCGGCACAATAAAGCCAACGTCCTGTGCATGGGCTCGACCACCGTCGAAGGCGAGGCCGTGCCGGGCATCCTCGAGGCCTGGTTCGCGGCGGAGTTTGAAGGCGGGCGGCATCAGCGCCGCGTGGACAAGATATCCCAGTGCGAAACGACGCTCGCGGAACTGATCGCCCTCTACGACACGGATCCGGAAGTCTACAGCGGCGTGCGCGCCGAAGACCGGCGCCAGGAGGAGAACCTGGAACTGATCGCCTCCGAGAACATGGCCTCCCGCGCCGTGCGCCAGGCGCAGTCCTCGCGCATGACCAATAAATACGCCGAGGGCTATCCCGGGAAGCGCTGGTACAACGGATGCGAGTGCGTCGACGAGATCGAGCGCCTCGCCATCGACCGCGCCCGGGAGATCTTCGGCGGGGAACACGTCAACGTCCAGCCCCACAGCGGCAGCGCCGCGAACATGGCGGCCTATTTCTCCGTGCTCGAACCCGGCGACACCATGCTGGCGATGAGCCTCGCGGAAGGGGGCCACCTCACCCACGGTCACCCGATGAATTTTTCGGGGCGGTTCTTCAATATCGTCCCCTACGGGGTCGACGAAAAGACCGAGCAGATCGATTACGACCGCCTGGCGGAGCTGGCCTCCGAACACAAGCCGAAGATGATCGTCGCCGGCGCCAGTGCGTATTCGCGGCTGATCGACTTCAAGCGGCTGCGCGCGATTGCCGACGACGTCGGGGCGTACCTCACGGTCGACATGGCGCACATCGCCGGACTCGTCGCCGCGGGTTGCCATCCGAACCCGGTGCCGTATGCCGAGTTCGTGACGACGACGACCCACAAGACGCTGCGCGGGCCGCGCGGCGGCATGGTGCTGTGCCGTGAGGCCTTCGCGAAGGAAGTCGACCGCCAGGTCTTTCCCGGCATCCAGGGCGGGCCGCTGATGCACACCATCGCGGCCAAAGCCGTCTGCTTCCACGAGGCGCTGCAGCCGGAGTTCAAGACCTACCAGCAGCAGGTGGTGCGCAACGCGCAGGAACTCGCCGCCGCCCTCCAGGAACAGGGTATCCGGATCGTGTCCGGCGGGACTGACAATCACCTGATGCTCGCCGACCTGACCTCGGTCGAGATCTCCGGAAAGGACGCCGCCAACGCGCTGGATAAGGCGTCGATCACGGTGAATAAGAACTCGATCCCGTTCGACGGCAAGAGCCCCTTTGTGACCTCCGGCATCCGGCTGGGCACGCCCGCGGTGACGACCCGCGGCATGGGTCCGGAACAGATGCGGGAGATCGCCGGGCTGATCGCGGACCTGCTGCAGAACGCGTCGGACCGCAAGACCATCGCGCACGTGCGCGAAAAGGTCCTGCACATGACGTCCCAGTACCCGCTCATCTAG
- a CDS encoding Sua5/YciO/YrdC/YwlC family protein, with translation MSEHAVIDPVNPDPALLDRAARLLHDGELVVLPTETVYGVAADVRAPGARSRLFAAKGRPAGKPFARLAVDIDQVEKDGAEVGEFARSLADAFWPGPLTLVLPTEWAPRGYRAPDHAVPQGVGRRLGPQVALTSANRSGQPPACTADEAVAGLDIKPALVLDAGPSSGTPSTVVSLAHGYPELLREGTIPFDRIEAACTGARRRVILFVCTGNTCRSPMAEHLFRERLGDRAEWSAQSAGISAAEDMPATQNAVHVLREKGIDMSGHLSRRLTTALVRDSDLIVTMTAAQREEVCRLAPECASRVKLLTSFHVNGGGEDVHDPIGGDEEAYRQVRDRIDSALSDLILYLLDYV, from the coding sequence ATGAGTGAACACGCCGTCATTGATCCCGTAAATCCGGACCCGGCCCTGCTGGACCGGGCGGCGCGTCTTCTCCACGACGGCGAACTCGTGGTCCTGCCCACGGAGACCGTGTACGGAGTGGCGGCGGATGTGCGGGCGCCCGGGGCCCGCAGCCGGCTCTTTGCCGCCAAGGGAAGGCCGGCGGGGAAACCCTTCGCCCGGCTCGCGGTCGATATCGATCAGGTGGAAAAAGACGGCGCCGAAGTGGGCGAATTCGCCCGGTCGCTGGCGGACGCCTTCTGGCCCGGCCCGCTTACGCTCGTTCTGCCCACGGAATGGGCGCCGCGGGGGTATCGCGCCCCGGATCATGCCGTACCCCAGGGGGTCGGGCGGCGGCTCGGGCCCCAGGTCGCTCTGACCAGCGCCAACCGCAGCGGACAGCCGCCGGCCTGCACTGCGGACGAAGCGGTCGCCGGACTGGACATCAAGCCGGCGCTCGTGCTGGACGCGGGACCCTCCAGCGGCACGCCGAGCACCGTGGTCAGCCTCGCACACGGCTATCCCGAATTGCTGCGCGAGGGCACGATTCCCTTCGACCGGATTGAAGCCGCCTGCACGGGGGCGCGACGACGGGTCATCCTCTTCGTCTGCACCGGAAATACGTGCCGCAGCCCGATGGCCGAACACCTGTTCCGCGAACGGCTGGGGGATCGCGCCGAATGGTCCGCGCAGTCCGCCGGCATCAGTGCGGCCGAAGACATGCCCGCGACGCAAAACGCGGTCCATGTGCTCCGGGAGAAGGGGATCGACATGTCCGGCCACCTCAGCCGGCGGCTGACGACCGCCCTCGTACGCGATTCGGATCTGATCGTGACGATGACGGCCGCCCAGCGGGAGGAAGTCTGCCGGCTGGCCCCGGAATGCGCGAGCCGGGTCAAACTGCTGACCTCGTTCCACGTAAACGGCGGCGGCGAGGATGTTCACGATCCGATAGGCGGCGATGAAGAGGCCTACCGGCAGGTCAGGGACCGTATCGACAGCGCGCTCTCGGATCTGATACTCTATCTGCTTGATTACGTGTGA
- the purD gene encoding phosphoribosylamine--glycine ligase encodes MKVLVVGSGGREHALVRTLASSPRKPELLCAPGNAGTARLARNLPVKATDLDGLVSCARAERPDLTVIGPEAPLCAGLTDALEAEGLAVFGPSKEAARLEGSKIFAKEIMQAAGVPTARAESFDDPAAACACLREHGAPVVVKADGLAAGKGVTVCASIDEAERAVREALEEKRFGDAGGCVLIEDCLRGEEASILALTDGETVVPLASSQDHKRAYDGDRGPNTGGMGAYSPAPVVSEDVWRRVMDDIYRPTLAELRRRGIRYKGVLYAGLMIEHGRPRVVEFNCRFGDPETQVVLPRLDSDLLPALQACVDGDLASVEPQWKSEACVCVVMASGGYPGPYEKGLPIEGLNAAEEAGTIVFHAGTDADPEGRVVTAGGRVLGVTALGATLKTAVASAYRGAGKISWDHAFYRTDIAHRELEREEP; translated from the coding sequence ATGAAAGTACTGGTCGTGGGAAGCGGAGGACGCGAGCACGCGCTTGTGCGGACGCTGGCGTCTTCGCCCCGGAAGCCCGAACTCCTCTGCGCCCCCGGAAATGCCGGCACGGCCCGTCTCGCCCGCAATCTTCCCGTCAAAGCGACCGACCTCGACGGCCTGGTGTCGTGCGCCCGCGCTGAACGACCCGACCTTACCGTGATCGGTCCCGAAGCACCGCTCTGTGCCGGGCTCACCGATGCGCTGGAGGCCGAAGGACTCGCGGTCTTCGGCCCTTCGAAGGAGGCCGCCCGCCTCGAGGGGAGCAAAATCTTCGCCAAGGAAATCATGCAGGCCGCCGGCGTACCCACCGCGCGGGCCGAGTCGTTCGACGACCCCGCGGCCGCCTGCGCCTGTCTGCGCGAACACGGAGCGCCGGTCGTGGTCAAGGCCGACGGCCTCGCCGCCGGCAAGGGCGTGACCGTGTGCGCCTCGATCGACGAGGCCGAGCGCGCGGTGCGTGAGGCCCTCGAGGAGAAGCGTTTCGGGGACGCCGGGGGCTGCGTCCTGATCGAAGACTGCCTCCGCGGCGAAGAGGCGTCGATCCTGGCCCTCACCGACGGCGAGACCGTGGTGCCGCTGGCTTCTTCGCAGGACCACAAGCGCGCGTACGACGGCGACCGGGGTCCGAACACGGGGGGAATGGGAGCCTACTCGCCCGCGCCGGTCGTCAGCGAGGACGTATGGCGCCGGGTCATGGACGACATCTACCGCCCCACGCTGGCCGAACTCCGGCGGCGCGGCATCCGCTACAAGGGCGTGCTCTATGCGGGACTGATGATAGAACACGGTCGGCCGCGCGTGGTCGAATTCAACTGCCGCTTCGGCGATCCCGAGACGCAGGTCGTCCTTCCGCGCCTCGATAGCGACCTTCTCCCCGCGCTGCAGGCCTGCGTCGATGGAGATCTGGCCTCGGTCGAGCCGCAGTGGAAATCCGAGGCCTGCGTGTGTGTGGTCATGGCCTCGGGCGGCTATCCGGGGCCTTACGAGAAAGGGCTCCCGATCGAAGGCCTGAACGCGGCCGAAGAAGCCGGGACGATCGTCTTTCACGCCGGGACGGATGCGGATCCCGAAGGCCGGGTCGTCACCGCCGGCGGCCGCGTACTGGGCGTCACCGCCCTGGGCGCGACGCTCAAGACCGCGGTCGCCTCCGCCTACCGCGGGGCGGGAAAGATCTCCTGGGATCATGCTTTTTATCGAACCGACATAGCCCACCGCGAACTGGAAAGGGAGGAACCATGA
- the purE gene encoding 5-(carboxyamino)imidazole ribonucleotide mutase → MTQKNGKKIGIVMGSRSDWKTMEHTVSTLQSFDLECEVRVMSAHRTPEDAAEWARTARERGLKVIIAAAGGAAHLGGVVSAHTSLPVLGIPLQGWALDGMDALLSTVQMPKGIPVGTLAIGKAGAINAAMLAIRILALEDDTLQLKLEEHRDRMAEETRHADRGLNEELDGS, encoded by the coding sequence ATGACGCAGAAAAACGGAAAGAAGATCGGAATTGTGATGGGAAGCCGCTCCGACTGGAAGACCATGGAGCACACCGTCTCCACGCTTCAGTCCTTCGACCTCGAGTGCGAGGTGCGGGTCATGTCCGCGCACCGGACGCCGGAGGACGCCGCCGAATGGGCGCGCACCGCGCGGGAGCGCGGCCTGAAAGTTATTATCGCCGCCGCGGGCGGAGCCGCCCACCTCGGGGGCGTCGTTTCGGCGCATACCTCGCTGCCCGTGCTGGGCATTCCGCTGCAGGGCTGGGCGCTGGACGGCATGGACGCGCTGCTCTCCACGGTGCAGATGCCGAAAGGCATCCCGGTCGGGACGCTGGCGATCGGCAAGGCGGGCGCCATCAACGCGGCCATGCTCGCGATCCGGATTCTCGCCCTCGAAGACGACACGCTTCAGCTGAAGCTCGAAGAACATCGCGACCGGATGGCCGAAGAAACGCGCCATGCCGATCGGGGCCTCAATGAGGAACTGGACGGCTCCTAG